The Ranitomeya variabilis isolate aRanVar5 chromosome 7, aRanVar5.hap1, whole genome shotgun sequence genome includes a window with the following:
- the LOC143785876 gene encoding uncharacterized protein LOC143785876, translating into MPSFPMDDENLRTRWEETCNLCSRSLMELLIGNNKNGLEKLDRDIEDTRKKLTDNLTSVEMETLNKDIEAQFPVWEKEVKETKTKKFQRDLEDFKSGTVYRWQSNKSNGEGSISRTSSLSSISSRENDNMPTNCIYNLRKNINKRRNDNYKRRDKWADNPGNARLQVINLSDKQLTEPQVEVLSLGLTFSPSSSFDSFLAVKDLNLFARKLVLKKLHSRSDKGMEWTEKELEAIATLEELSGERDETAEKGKFIPPKPKKFPSMNLYPNIDLFVKLVSKEFGEIPNKITRDNLSIEQRRALKELKSMRDIVIKPADKGGNIIIQSTRMYEREAFRQLRDSSCYKRLTYNPTLSFQSELQEILERAFQEGVISKELRTHLIPIYPKTACIYFTPKIHKNMTAPPGRPIVSGNGSLCEAENLSKRFYDRGYSRRSIKRGLHKATRMERPTLMNPKMKPPTEQKFLAPEQSYYLMS; encoded by the exons ATGCCATCCTTTCCTATGGATGATGAGAATTTGCGTACTAGATGGGAGGAGACGTGTAATCTGTGCTCTAGATCCCTTATGGAGTTGTTGATTGGCAATAACAAGAATGGATTGGAAAAACTGGACCGTGATATAGAGGACACACGGAAAAAACTAACTGACAATTTGACTTCAGTAGAGATGGAAACATTGAATAAAGATATAGAGGCCCAATTCCCAGTTTGGGAGAAAGAAGTAAAAGAAACTAAGACAAAAAAGTTTCAGCGAGATCTTGAAGACTTCAAAAGTGGCACTGTATATAGATGGCAAAGTAACAAATCAAATGGGGAAGGCAGTATATCTAGAACATCTTCTTTATCCTCGATATCATCAAGAGAGAATGACAATATGCCCACGAATTGTATTTACAATCTGAGGAAAAATATTAATAAAAGGAGAAATGACAACTATAAGAGAAGAGACAAGTGGGCTGATAACCCTGGTAATGCAAGATTACAGGTAATCAATCTGTCAGACAAACAATTGACTGAACCACAGGTGGAAGTTCTGAGTTTGGGTTTAACGTTCTCACCATCCTCTTCCTTTGACTCCTTCTTAGCGGTGAAAGACCTCAACCTCTTTGCGCGAAAATTGGTTTTAAAGAAATTACATAGTAGATCGGATAAAGGCATGGAATGGACGGAAAAGGAATTAGAAGCTATCGCAACACTAGAAGAACTCAGTGGGGAACGGGATGAAACAGCAGAAAAGGGTAAGTTCATACCACCCAAACCTAAAAAATTCCCTTCCATGAACCTATACCCAAATATAGACCTCTTTGTTAAATTAGTGTCCAAAGAATTTGGAGAAATCCCTAACAAAATTACAAGAGATAATCTATCTATTGAACAGAGAAGGGCACTCAAAGAATTGAAGAGCATGAGGGATATAGTGATTAAACCTGCGGACAAAGGGGGGAACATCATCATTCAATCAACCAGAATGTATGAAAGAGAGGCGTTTAGACAGCTGAGGGACAGCAGCTGCTATAAAAGATTAACATATAACCCGACTCTTTCCTTTCAGAGTGAGCTACAAGAAATTTTGGAGAGAGCCTTCCAAGAAGGAGTGATCAGTAAGGAGCTCAGGACACATTTAATTCCTATCTATCCAAAGACGGCATGCATCTATTTCACGCCAAAGATTCACAAAAATATGACGGCACCCCCAGGACGCCCAATAGTGTCGGGAAACGGCAGCTTATGTGAG GCGGAAAATCTTTCTAAGAGATTTTATGACAGAGGCTACTCTAGGCGAAGCATCAAGAGAGGATTACATAAAGCAACGAGAATGGAACGGCCAACTCTGATGAATCCAAAGATGAAACCACCCACAGAGCAAAAG TTTTTAGCTCCTGAGCAGTCCTATTACCTGATGTCATGA